AGCGCGCTCGCGGCGTCGTGGTGGCGGCCCGCCCCGGCCGCCCGCCACCGCGCGAGCGCCGCGCGGAACGCCCGCTCGGCCGAGCCGTGGTCGCCACCGAGCGCGAGCGCGATCCCGAGCTGGTCGTAGGCCCGCGCCACGGGGACCGTCGAGTCGCCGTAGACGGCCCGGGCGTCGGCCACGAGCGCCCGGAACCGGCCGGCCGCCTCGGCGTGGCGGTCGAGCTGGAGGAGCGCGCCGGCCTCCCGGGCCCGGAGCCCGTGGACGAGCGCGTGGCCAGGCGGCGTCTCGCCGAGCGCGGCCCGGGCCGCCCGCCACGCCGCGAGCGCCCCGCCCCGGTCGCCCACGAACATCCGGCGGTCGCCGAGCGCCCGGAGCACGTACGCCCGGGCCCCGGCCGACGGCCCGGCCACAGCGAGGGCCCGCCGGAAGTGCCTGAACGCCTCGGCCGTGTCGGCCACGACGCCGCCGAGGTCGGCGAGGGCCCGGGCGCGGTCGCCGGGCCGGCCGCCGGCCCCACCATAGAGCGCGGCCGCCGCGCGGAGCCGGCGCTCGGCGGCCCCGTTGTCGCCGAGGTCGCGCTCGAGCCGGCCGAGGTCGGCGAGGACCGCCGCGGCGTCGGGCCCCCCGAGCGGCCCGAGCGTCTCGAGCGCGTCGCGGAAGAGGGGCCGGGCCCGGTCGTACCGGCTCCGCGCGGCGTGGACCCGCCCGAGCGCGTGGGCCAGCCGCGCGTGGACGACGGGCTGGTCGCGGAGGCCCGGCAGGATCTGGGCCTCGCCCTGGGCCAGGAGGTCCGCCACGCGGAGCGTGTCGCCGCCCGGCGTGTCCCGGACGTCGCCGGCCTCGAACAGCCGGACAAGCAGGCCCGTCACCTCCTCGGCCGCGTCGCGCTCGCGGGCCGCCCGCGCGGCCTCTTCGCCGAGCCGGGCCGCCAGCGCCGCCATCGCCACCCCGAACGCGAGCACGACCACGGCCAGCCCCGCCGCCCCCGCCACGGCCCACCGGTGCCGCCGCACGAACGTCCGGGCCCGGTACCCGACCGAGTCGGGCCGGGCCGCCACGGGGAGCCGGCCCCGCCACCGCGCGAGGTCGTCGGCGAGGGCGGCCGCGCTCGCGTAGCGCCGGGCGGGGTCCCGGTGGGACGCCCGCCCCACGATGAGGTCGAGGTCCCCCTCGACCCGCCGCGCGAGCGCCGCGTCGCCCCTGGCCCGGAGCGCCGCCGACGGCGGCGGCGGCGCCCCCTCGGCCACGGTCCGGACGAGGGCCGCGGGGTCGGCCCCCTCGAACGGCCGCCGGCCCGCGACGAGCTCGTAGAGCAGGACGCCGAGGGCGTACACGTCGGTCGCCGTCGTGACCGGCCGGCCGGCCACCTGCTCGGGGCTCGCGTACGCCAGCGTCATCGGGGCCGGCCCCCCCGTCGTCAGCCCGCCCCCGCCGCCGAGCCGCTTGGCCACGCCGAAGTCGAGGAGCTTCACGGCGCCCCGGGCCGAGACGAGGACGTTGGCCGGGGTCAGGTCCCGGTGGATCACGAGGGCCTGGTGCGCGTGCTGGACCGCCGCGCAGACGTCGGCGAACAGGGCCAGCCGCGCGTCGAGCCCGAGCCCGTGGGCGCCGCAGTACTCGGTGATCGGGAGCCCGCCCTCGACGTACTCCATCGCGAAGTACAGCCGCCCGTCGGCCGTC
This sequence is a window from Rubrivirga marina. Protein-coding genes within it:
- a CDS encoding serine/threonine-protein kinase, giving the protein MPPTDWDRLHHLFDAAVDLTPEDRAALLAAACPHEPAVRAEVEALLASYDAEPDFLEAPAARVTLGDGGPGGPDGHALARGDRVGPYRVVREVGVGGMGRVYLAERADGAFRQAVALKVARRRGDVERRLRRFEGEREILARLDHPHIARLVDGGATADGRLYFAMEYVEGGLPITEYCGAHGLGLDARLALFADVCAAVQHAHQALVIHRDLTPANVLVSARGAVKLLDFGVAKRLGGGGGLTTGGPAPMTLAYASPEQVAGRPVTTATDVYALGVLLYELVAGRRPFEGADPAALVRTVAEGAPPPPSAALRARGDAALARRVEGDLDLIVGRASHRDPARRYASAAALADDLARWRGRLPVAARPDSVGYRARTFVRRHRWAVAGAAGLAVVVLAFGVAMAALAARLGEEAARAARERDAAEEVTGLLVRLFEAGDVRDTPGGDTLRVADLLAQGEAQILPGLRDQPVVHARLAHALGRVHAARSRYDRARPLFRDALETLGPLGGPDAAAVLADLGRLERDLGDNGAAERRLRAAAALYGGAGGRPGDRARALADLGGVVADTAEAFRHFRRALAVAGPSAGARAYVLRALGDRRMFVGDRGGALAAWRAARAALGETPPGHALVHGLRAREAGALLQLDRHAEAAGRFRALVADARAVYGDSTVPVARAYDQLGIALALGGDHGSAERAFRAALARWRAAGAGRHHDAASALRNVGRALQLQGRPREALPLLEEARALMAGVDTSRVFAAGIDDQIGLVLVEVGRTAEGVRRLRRAVAVERAAVAAGQWSPVRLADAELRLATALLAAGRPAEAHDLALGALEAFEADLAEGHPRVAQARVALGAALAGLGRPDEAGAHLAASLGPYARWGLADPVLLDHARRARARL